The DNA sequence ACTGGGCTGACGCCCCCGTCGAGGCGATCGTGGGCGCTCCTGCTGCCGTTCCGGCCGCCGCCGCTCCTGCGCGTCCCGCCTCGGCGCCCACGGGCGGCGCACCGGCCGCGGCCGAACCCTCCCGGAGCGCACCGGCCCGCGGCAGCCGCACGCCCACCTTCCAGGAGCCGCAGCGGTACGGCGAGGCCGTCGTCCGCGAGATCCTCGGCGCGACGTTCCTCGAAGAGAAGCCCGCCCCTCCCACCCCGGGAATGAGGTAGCCCCGTGTACGAGGGCATCGTCCAGGAGCTGATCGACGAGCTCGGGCGCCTTCCGGGCATCGGCCCCAAGTCGGCTCAGCGCATCGCGTTCCACATCCTCCAGACCGAGAGCTTCGATGTGACCCGTCTCGCCGAGGTGCTGATGGAGGTGCGCGACAAGGTCCGCTTCTGCGCAATCTGCGGCAACGTCTCCGAGGAGGAGACCTGCTCGATCTGCCGTGACCCCCGCCGCAACCCGGCCCTGATCTGCGTCGTCGAAGAGGCGAAGGACGTCGTCGCGATCGAGCGCACCCGCGAGTTCCGCGGCCTCTATCACGTGCTCGGCGGCGCGATCAGCCCGATCGACGGCGTCGGCCCCGACGACCTCCGCATCCGCCAGCTGATGCAGCGCCTCGCCGACGGCACGGTGCAGGAGGTCATCATCGCCACCGACCCCAACCTCGAGGGCGAGGCCACCGCGACCTACCTCAGCCGGCTGCTCACGACCCTCGACATCCGCGTCACACGGCTGGCTTCCGGCCTCCCCGTCGGAGGCGACCTCGAGTACGCCGACGAGGTCACCCTCGGCCGTGCCTTCGAGGGCCGCCGCCAGGTCTCCTGACCGGTAGCGGGGGGCGCCGTCACATGGAGGAACGCGAATATCACGGCCGGTAGGATGGGAATCCCCGTGAGTTCTGGAGTGCCATGGCTTTGATCGTGCAGAAGTTCGGCGGTTCGTCCGTCGCCGACGCCGAGAGCATCAAGCGCGTCGCGAAGCGCATCGTCGAGACGCGCAAGGGCGGAAACGAGGTCGTCGTGGCCGTGTCGGCCATGGGGGACACCACCGACGAACTGCTCGATCTGGCGCACCAGGTGACGCCGATCCCCGAGCCGCGCGAGCTCGACATGCTCCTCACCGCGGGCGAGCGCATCTCGATGGCGCTGCTCGCGATGTCGATCAAGGCGATGGGCTACGACGCGCGCTCCTTCACCGGCAGCCAGGCCGGCATGATCACCGACGCGCAGCACGGCGCGGCGCGCATCGTCGATGTGACGCCCGGCCGCATCCAGGACGCGCTCGCCGAGGGCGCCATCGCGATCGTCGCCGGCTTCCAGGGCTTCAGCCGCGAGTCGCGCGACATCACCACCCTCGGCAGGGGAGGCTCCGACACCACGGCGGTCGCGCTCGCCGCGGCCCTCGGCGCCGAGGTGTGCGAGATCTACACCGACGTCGACGGGGTGTTCACCTCGGATCCCCGCGTCGTGCCGCTCGCCCGCAAGATCGACCGCATCACCAGCGAGGAGATGCTGGAGCTCGCGGCCGCCGGCGCCAAGGTCCTGCACATCCGCGCCGTCGAGTACGCGCGCCGCCACAACGTCACCCTGCACGTGCGGTCCTCCTTCTCGAACCGGGAGGGGACCTACGTGCTCAACGAAGCAGCTGCGGCCGAGGCCGCGAAGAAGGACGGAAACGTGGAAGAGCCCATCATCTCCGGAGTCGCGACCGACCTCAGCGAGGCCAAGATCACCGTCGTCGGCGTGCCAGACGTCCCCGGAAAGGCGGCGCAGATCTTCAAGATCGTCGCCAAGGCCAACGCCAACGTCGACATGATCGTCCAGAACGTCTCCGCCGCTGCGACGAGCCTGACCGACATCTCGTTCACCCTCCCCAAGTCGGAGGGACAGCGAGTCCTCACCGCGCTGACCGGCGAGAAGGATGAGGTCGGCTACCAGTCCCTCCAGTACGACGACCAGATCGGCAAGCTGGCCCTCGTCGGGGCGGGCATGCGCACGAACTCCGGCGTCTCGGCCAAGCTGTTCGAGGCCCTCTACGACGCCGGGATCAACATCGAGATGATCTCCACGAGCGAGATCCGCATCTCGGTCGTCACGCGCGCCGACACCGTGGCGGAGGCCGCCCGGGTCGTCCACACGGCCTTCGGCCTCGACGGCGACGAGAAGGCCATCGTCTACGCCGGCACCGGACGCTGAGGAATTCCTGCAGCGCTCCCGCCGTTGACCTCCACCACACCGACCCGAAGGGGCCATCTATGAGCGAGAACACTGGATTCGACGTCGCCGTCGTCGGGGCGACCGGACAGGTCGGCGGCGTCATGCGCCGCCTGCTGGAGGAGCGCGACTTCCCGGTGAAGAGCATCCGCTTCTTCGCGTCGGCCCGCTCGGCCGGCACGACCCTCCCGTTCCGTGGCGAGGAGATCACCGTCGAGGACGTCGCCACCGCCGACGTCTCGGGCATCGACATCGCCCTGTTCTCGGCGGGCGCCACCGGTTCGAAGGCGCACGCGCCCCGGTTCGCGGAGGCGGGCGCCATCGTCATCGACAACTCGAGCGGCTGGCGCATGGACCCGGACGTCCCGCTCGTGGTCTCCGAGGTCAACCCGGAGGCGATCGCCGACGCACGCAAGGGCATCATCGCGAACCCGAACTGCACCACGATGGCCGCGATGCCCGTGCTGAAGCCGCTGCACGAGGCCGCGGGTCTCACGCGCCTCGTCGTCAGCACGTATCAGGCCGTGTCCGGGTCCGGGCTGGCCGGTGCGGAGGAGCTGGCCGCTCAGGTGCGCACCGCTGTCGCCGACGAGAACCTCCTCCAGCTCGTCCACGACGGCTCGAGCGTGGCCATGCCCGCGCCCGTCAAGTACGTCCGCCCGATCGCGTTCGACGTGATCCCGCTCGCCGGCTCGATCGTCGACGACGGCCTCGGTGAGACGGACGAGGAGAAGAAGCTCCGCAACGAGAGCCGCAAGATCCTCGGTCTCCCCGATCTCCTCGTCAGCGGCACCTGCGTCCGCGTCCCGGTGTTCACGGGGCACTCGCTCTCGATCAACGCCGAGTTCGCCGAGGCCATCTCGCCCGAGCGCGCTCGCGAACTGCTCGCCGCCGCTCCCGGCGTCGAGCTCACCGACGTTCCCACGCCCCTCCAGGCGGCCGGCGCCGACCCGAGCTTCGTGGGCCGCATCCGGCAGGATGAGGGCGCGCCGGAGGGTCGAGGCCTCGCGCTGTTCATCAGCAACGACAACCTGCGCAAGGGAGCGGCGCTCAACGCCGTGCAGATCGCCGAGCTGGTCGCCGAGCGGCTCGCCGCCCGGGTCTCAGCCTGATCGTCACCGGGGTCGACTGTCTCGATATCGAGACAGTCGACCCCGGTTTTCCGGGGGTCTCGCGGGTGCGGCATAGGATTGCAGGGTGAGCAGTGATCCCATCGACGTCGTCCTGATCGGCGGCGGCATCATGAGTGCGACGCTCGGAGCGATGCTCCAGCGCGTGCAGCCCGACTGGAGCATCCGCATCTACGAGAGCCTGGGTGAGGTCGCCCAGGAGAGCTCGAACCCGTGGAACAACGCCGGAACCGGGCACGCCGCGCTCTGCGAGCTGAACTACATGCCCGAGGCGTCCGACGGGTCCGTCGACCCGGCGAAGGCCATCAGCATCAACGAGCAGTTCCAGCTGAGCCGCCAGTTCTGGGCGGCCCTCGTGGCGGCCGGCGACCTGCCCGACCCGAAGAACTTCATCAACCCGACCCCGCACATGACGTTCGTTCGCGGCCGCGACAACGTCACGTACCTCCGGAAGCGCTACGAGGCCCTCAAGGACGAGCCCCTGTTCGCGGGCATGGAGTACTCGGAGGACCCGGACGTCATCGCCGAGTGGACGCCCCTCCTCGTCAAAAAGCGGAACCGCAAGGAGCGCATCGCGGCGACCCGGCAGGTCTCCGGGACCGACGTCGACTTCGGCGCCCTCACGCGCGCGCTGATCGACAACCTCGTCGACAACGGCGCCGAACTGGTCCTCAACCACAGGGTTCGCAGCATCAAGCGGACGAAGGACGGCCTCTGGCGCATCACGGTCCGCCACGAGGTCGGTCACACCCCGCACGTGGCGACCGCCCGTTTCGTGTTCGTCGGTGCCGGTGGAGGCGCCCTCCACCTCCTGCAGAAGTCCGGCATCCCCGAGATCCAGGGCTTCGGCGGATTCCCGATCTCGGGCCAGTTCCTCCGGACGACCAACCCCGCGATCGTGTCCCAGCACCAGGCGAAGGTGTACGGCAAGGCCGCCGTCGGGGCCCCGCCGATGTCGGTGCCCCACCTCGACACGCGCGTCGTCGATGGTGAGTCGTCCCTCCTGTTCGGCCCGTATGCCGGCTTCAGCCCCAAGTTCCTCAAGACGGGCTCCTGGTTCGACCTGCCCGGCTCGGTCCGCCCGGGCAACATCGGGCCGATGCTCGCCGTCGCGCGCGACAACTTCGACCTCATCAAGTACCTGGTCGGTGAAGTGCTCGCCAACCGCGAGAAGAAGATGAAGGCGCTGCGCGAGTTCATGCCGACCGCGAAGACCGAGGACTGGGAACTGATCACCGCCGGCCAGCGCGTCCAGGTCATGAAGAAGGACCCGAAGCGCGGCGGCGTGCTCCAGTTCGGCACCGAGGTCGTGGCCGCGGCCGACGGGTCGATCGCCGGCCTCCTCGGCGCGTCACCGGGCGCCTCCACTGCCGTTCCGATCATGGTCGACCTGCTCAAGCGCTGTTTCCCCGACCGCTGGGACTCCTGGCTGCCGAAGCTCGAGGCGCTCATCCCCACGATCGGCACGACGCTCAACGACCGGCCGAAGGAGGCGCAGCGCGTGCTGTCCTCGACGGCCGAAGTGCTGCAGCTCACGCGCGAGCAGGTGGCGCGGTAGGGCGCGAGACGCGTCGCGATACTAGGAGGTGCGCTCCGGACTTTGGCCGGGGCGCACCTCCCTTTCGGTTGTGGCGCGTGGCTGTTACCGCGGCTCGTTGTCCGCAGGCCCGCGCCTCCGGACCGTCGCGAGATGCCACCAATCGCCCCCTCACGCCCCGATCTGCGCATGTGGGGGCCATTAGCGAGCGTTCAGCTGTTGGGGGCGGCGTCCGGCCCCGGGATCTCGGTCATCCGTCGTCGTGGCTCACCAGTCGGACCGCGGAATTCGCGCAAGCCGCGGCGATCAGAAGGCTCGCGAACCCGGCGACGAGCCCGGCGGAGCCAGTGATCATGTTCAGAGCACCGCCGATCGCGAAGATCCCAGCTAGGACGATGCTGCCGGTACGGGAGGCGGTCATCTTCCACCACGGTCGAGGTCCGCTGGCCTCGTGAGTGCCCCGGAAGCATCTCGCAGCGACCGTGACCGCAATAACCGTGACGAGCGTCCCCGCAATCCCACCGAGAGCCGGTTCCGTCGTCAGTCCGATAGCCAGCGACGCCGTCATCACCATTGCGAAGCTGACGACCACGAACGAGGCCTGAGCTGCCCGGGACCGAATGCGGATCGGCATCAGTCACGAGACCACTGCGTACGTGTAGTACGAGCAGTAGTTGTATCCGCAATCCCAGTAGGTAGCCCTGACTCGCTTGCTTTGGTAGTGAGCCTGCGAGACGGCAGAAGACAAAGCAGCGGGCGCCGAACAGGCAATCGATCCGAGGTAGGGGAGCGGAACGAAGTGGCAGATGTTATTGATGTTGTTGATCATCTTCCACATCTGTTCAACATCAGCGCGTGAGTACGTGATGACATAGGTCTTGTAGGTGGGATCGGCCACGATGGGGAATACCGCTTCGGTCGAGAAGTCGACCATCTGGGTCAGGGTGTCGCCTTTCACTTCGTACCATGTGGGCACCGGGTTGCCGTCGGCGTCCTTGGCCCACGGAGCGTCGAAGTGGCCAAGCGTTGTTCCATCGGAAGCGACGAGGTCGATACTGTGGTCCGGATTGGCGCGGAGGCGTTCACCGGGCCCGAGATCCATGGGGTAGTCGTATCGCTTCGGCGCCCCCGGATCGGCGAGAACAGTGCTGATGCGGATCGAACCGTCGGATTGAATCGCAGGCACCGTCGAAGACCCATTTCGGTTGTCGTAGACGACGACACCGGGAGTGTGAACTTCCGCCGCTGGGCGTGCCTGGTCAGAATATGGCAATCCGATCGTTAGCTCATGGCTTCCGGTGGAGACTTCGATTCCGCCGGAGGCTGTAACGGGAAGGCTGATGTCCGTTCCGCCCACCTCAGCTCGCATCGCGTCGCTCTCACCTGTGCCGTTTGGACTGCCGATCGTCTGTTCCAGCACCTCCGGCGCCACGTGGTTCACGGCGGCTAGCGCTTCCGACGCGGTAAGACTGTCAGGCTCGGCTGGCGCGAACCCGACCAAAGTGGTCCCCATGGCGAAGGCGACGGTGATTCCCGCGGCAATCTTTGAACGACGCATGTCTACTCCTTTTCGCTCGTCCTCGAGTGGTTCGCGTTCCTGCAGGAGGCAAGGTCACGAGCCCACTCATAGGGAAATGTAGGAGCTGAGCAATAACAATACTGTATTGAAATTTAACATGTGGATAACTTGATGCATGCTCGCTGTGTGGACGGCCCACCCTGCGCTTCGCGCGCCCGGCCCCTTGGCCGGCGGCGACCGAGGGCTGATCCGGCCGTTATCCACAGGGCCGCGCCTCCTGTGCGCACTGAGACGTCACTCGTGGCCCCCTCCGGGGGCCGATTCGCCCTCATAGGGGCCACGAGCGACCGTTCAACCGTTCAACCGTTCAACCGTTCAAGGCGCACAAGAGGCCGAGTACCGACGCGGGTCCCGGGCCTCGACAACCCAGCCCCGCGCCTGCTAATCTCGTCCACGCTATGAAGTGACCACCTCCTCTCGTCCCGCGCCCGAGGCGCCGTCGACTGGAGTGAGGGTGAGCACCGGCTCTCCGCGTTCGCCGCGTTCTTCGCGCTCCGACGCCCTCCTGACGGATGATCGCCCGGCGGGAGCAGGCTCTCAGGAGCGCCTGGAAGGCGGTTGCCATGCGAACATCCACACTCATCCCTCTCCGAGCCGACGGGGTCTCGGTCCGTTACGGCGAGCGGCGCGTTCTCAGCGACGTCTCGATGACCGCGGGGCCCGGCACGCGGCTCGGCCTGATCGGCGAGAACGGGGCGGGCAAGTCGACTCTGCTCCGCGTCCTCGCCGGAGCGGAGGAGCCCGAGAAGGGCGTCGTCGCGCGTCCCGAGCGCGTCGGTTTCCTCTGGCAGGAGGTGCGATTCCCGCCGGGCGACACGCTCGGCGCTCTCCTCGAGCACGCCCTCGCCGATGTGAGGGCGATCGAGCGGGAGCTCGAAGCCGCGGCCTCGGCCCTCGCCGGCGCCGAACCGGGCTCCGATGCCCGCTACGATCGCGCCCTCGCGGCGGCCGAACGCGCGGAGATCTGGAGCATCGACGCACGACGGGACGAACTGCTCGACGGCCTCGGTGTCGGCGGGATCCCGCTGGCCCGGCGGATCGGGGAGGTGTCGGGCGGTCAGCGCAGCCGCTTCGCCCTCGCGGCGCTCCTGCTGAGACGGCCCGACGCGCTCCTCCTCGACGAGCCGACCAATCACCTCGACGATTCGGCGGCCGAGTTCCTCCAGGCGCAGCTGCTCGGCTGGGAGGGGCCGGTCGTCTTCGCGAGCCACGATCGCGCTTTCCTCGACGCGGTCGCAACGACCCTCCTGGACCTCGACCCGACCCGCTCGGGCGCGACCGTGTTCGGGGGAGGCTACAGCGACTATCTGCAGGCCAAGGCCGACGAGCGGGCGCGCTGGGAGAAGCAGTACGCGGACGAGCAGGCCGAGTTGGCGTCGCTCCGGCACTCGGTCGACGTCACGGCGCGCTCCATCGCCTGGTCCGGCAAGATCCGCGACAACGACAAGTTCGTGAAGTCGGTGAAGGGCAACGCGCTCGACCGCCAGATCAGCCGTCGGATCAAGAACGCCTCCGGGCGGCTGGAGGAGCTCCAGCGGGCGCAGGTCCGCAAGCCGCCGGCGCCGCTCGAGTTCGCGGGGATCCCTTCGGGGTTCCAGGCGCTCTCGGACGAGTCCGGCCTTCTGCTCCACGCTGCCGACGTCTCGGTGCCGGGAAGGCTCGGCGGCGCGTCGTTCGCCGTGGCGCCCGAGTCGCGGATCCTGGTGACTGGCGCCAACGGCTCCGGGAAGTCGACCCTCCTCGGTGTGCTCGCCGGGCGGATCGAACCGATGGGAGGCACGGTCCAGCGGAGGCGCGGACTGCGGGTCGGGCTGCTCGAGCAGGACGTGCGATACGCGGACCCGTCCGCGTCGCCGCGGCGCATCTACGAGACCGCGGTCGGCGACCGGCGGGCCGAAGCCGTGCCGCTGGTCTCGCTCGGGCTGATCGCCCCGCGCGATCTCGACCGGGCCGTGGGGGATCTCTCGGTGGGGCAGCAGCGCCGGCTGGCGCTTGCCCTCATCCTCGCCCGGCCGCCGCACGTGTTCCTCCTCGACGAGCCGACGAACCACCTCTCGCTCGCGCTCGCGACCGAGCTGGAGGCGGCGCTCGGCCGGTACCCGGGCGCGGTCGTGGTCGCCAGTCACGACCGCTGGCTCCGGGCCGGATGGCAGGGGGAGGAGGTGCGGCTCGGGTGACGCCACCCCGCGGAGGCGCTTGCATCCGGTTCGAACATATGTTCGAATAGGGACATGAGGTGGAGCGGGCAGGAGCTGGCGGTCGAAGAGCCGTCAGCCCTCCCCGGCCTCGCCCGGCTCAACAACCTGGTGCGGTCCGTCCGGACTCCCGACTTCGCCGGCATCACGTTCCACGAGGTGCTGGCGAAGTCGGCGCTCAACCGCATCCCGGGCGGGGGAGGCCCGATGCCGTTCGGCTGGACGATCAACCCCTACCGCGGGTGCTCGCACGCGTGCGTCTACTGCTTCGCGCGGCCCACCCACACGTACCTCGAACTCGGCCCGGGGAAGGACTTCGACCAGGAGATCGTCGTCAAGGTCAACGTCGCCGAGGTGCTCCGCAAAGAGCTGTCCAAGCCGAGCTGGGGGCGGCATCCGGTGGCGCTCGGCACCAACACCGACCCGTATCAGCGAGCGGAGGGGCGCTACGGGCTCATACCGGGCATCATCGACGCGCTCGCCGACTCGGGCACGCCGTTCAGCATCCTGACCAAGGGGTCGCTGCTGAGGCGCGATCTGGATCGGCTGGCAGAGGCGGCGACCCGCGTTCCCGTCGATCTGGCCATGTCGATCGCCGTCTACGACGACGAGCTCCAGCAGTCGGTCGAGCCCGGCACGCCGACGACGAAGGCGCGGCTGGCCACGGTGACGGCGGTGCGCGAGAAGGGGCTCGACTGCGCCGTGTTCCTGATGCCGATCCTCCCGTACCTGACGGACACCCGGGAGCACCTGGATGAGGCGCTGCGTCAGGCCGCCGAGGCGGGCGCCACCTCGGTCCTGTACACGGCCCTCCATCTGAAGCCCGGCGTCAAGGAGTGGTACTACCTCTGGCTCGGCCGCGAGCACCCCGAGCTTCTCCCGGCCTACCGGCGCATGTACGACCGGGGCACGTTCGCCCCGAAGGAGTACCGCCAGTGGCTCGCCGCCCGCATCAAGCCCCTGATCCGTCGGCACGGGCTCGACGAGGGGAAGGAGGCGCCGATCACCGGCGGGGTCCGGTCGTCGGCACTCGGCATGCTCCGCGACGGCGAGGGAGAGCGCCAGACGCTCGCTCCGGCCGACCGGGTCGGAGCGTCGCTGACCGCGCTCGGGGTGCAGCCCACCCTGTTCTGACCCCGAGACGGGTCGCCTCCGACTCGTGGCGGGTGCGGCGTACCCCGGCCGCGGCCGGTCGGGGTACGCCGCGCGCCACCCGGATGCCATAATCCGTGGGAGGGCCGGACACTCCCGGCTTCGCCGGCGCCGCCTGCCGGCCCGACCGCGCTCGAAGGGGATCACGTGTCGCTCGGCCTTCCCAGCCACCTGGCACGGGAGGCGAACTCGCGCGCGCTCGCCGCTGGCGCCCGGTGGGCCGGACTCGTCTGCCTCGGGTCCGCGGTCGTGAACGTGGGCATCAGCTCGGCACGGGCGCCGGGCGCCTCCCCGTGGGTGGCGATCCTCGTCCTGGCTCCGATGGTCGGCCTCCTGATCGCGCTCCTGCGCGGGCGAACCCTCGCGCTGACCGTCGCGTACCTCCTCGTCGGGTCGGTGTGCACCTACTTCTACGCGGTCGCGCTCTTCATCAGCACGCCCGCCTACCGCGACAGCAGCCTCTTCGTCATCGCGCTCCCCGTCGTCGCCATGACGCTCGTCGGCGGCGCCGGGACGGGGTCGCTCCGGGGCATCCTCTGGGCGACTCTCGGTTACGGGCTCGCCGAGGGCGCCGTCCTGCTGGCGACGACGACGACCCACCGCGTGTACGCACCGAACGCGATCGCCCTCGGCGCCTACCTCCTGTTCGTCGCCGTGCTCGCCTTCGACGGTCTGACCCGGGGCGCCCGGGCGGGCGCCCAGTCGGCGCTCCACCGGGCGATGCGCGACTCGCGACTGGTGCAGTTCCGCCTCGAGGGCATCGCGCGGGCGACCGCGGAGGTGCACGACACCTTCTTGAGCGACCTCACGGCGGTGGCCACGGCGACGGCCGGCCCGCTCGACCCCCGGCTCCGCGACCGGATCGAACAGGATCTGCGTTCCCTGGGGGTCCTGGTCGGCGACGAGGAGGCGCCCGCGGGCCCGAGCCTCCTGGACGCCTGGGAGGACAGCGAGGTGAGCCGCGCGATCGAGGACGCGCGGGACGAGGGGCTCGCCGTCACCGTCTCGGGTGACCGGGTGACGCTCGCTCTCGTGGGGAGCGAGGAACGCCGGGCGCTCGGGCTCGCGGTGCGCCAATGCCTCGCCAACGTGCTCAAGCATTCGGGCAGCACCACTGCCGAGGTGGCTCTCTCCGCGGCCGCCGGCTCGGTTTCGGTGATGGTGGTCGACGGCGGGAGCGGGTTCTCAGCCAGCTCCCCGGCGCCGGACCGACTGGGCCTCAGGCAGTCCGTGCGGGACCGCATCGAGCGCGTGGGAGGCACGGTGACCGTGTACTCGAGCGAGGACGTCGGGACGACGGTGATCATGGTGGTTCCGGTCTCCGATGCGGCCTCCGGATCCGGAGGCCGGCCGTGAGCGCGCTGACCCCGGCGACGGTCGCTCGGCTGCGAGGCGTGCCGCCCGAGCGGACGCCGCAACGCTTGGATCCGCTCGGAGCGCAGACCGCGTGGGGCCTCGTCCCTGCGATCGCGGTCCTCTCCGTGGGGTACGCCGTCGTGTCGACGCTTCTCCACGGCCCGCAGGTGGTGGACCCTCCGGTCGCCGTTGCCGCGATCGTCCTCCTGGCCGTGACGGGCGCCGTCGCCTCCATCAGGACCCGCCCCGGCCTCGTCCCCTTCGGGCGCTGGTCCCATCTGTCCGTCACCGGCGGTGCGCTCCTGGCGGCCGTCCTCTTCTCGGCCTCGGCGTGGGGCGCCAACCAGCGCATCCAGGACGACTGGGGTCAGATCGCCGTCGGCCTCTTCCTCATCGCGATGCCGCTGTACCGCCCGGTCGGCGAGGTCATCGCCGTCGGCGCCACATCGGCGCTCGTCCTCGCGGCGCTCGCGGCCTTCCAGAGCAGCACGCTGCTGATCCACAACAACCCGCTGGTCTACGCGATCGTCGCCGCGACGCCCGTCCTCGCCCTGGCGTGCGGCGGCGCCGGCTACGCCTGGACCATGACGGAGGAGGCGCTGCGCTGGAGGCTCGTCGCGCGCGACGGACAGGAGCGGCTCGATCGCGAGCTCCGCCTGACGGCCGAGCGCATGATCGCGCAGGAGCGGGCCACGGCGCTCAACGCGGATGCCGTGCCGTTCCTCCTCCACCTGCTCGCGCAGGATGCGATCACCGAGAGCGACCGGGAGCGTGCAGAAGCCGTGGGAGCGGAGCTGCGATCCCTGTCGCTGCGGGCGGTCGAGCGCACCTGGCTCCGCGAGACGGTCCGCCAGGCGCTGAGGAAGCATACCGAAGCGCCACTGGCCGCCGCAGCGGGTCGCGTCGACGATCCCGACGGACTGGAGGCGGTGCTCAGCACGGAGCTGCGCGGCGCCGTCGGCGCGCTGGTCGCCGCGGTGGCCCGCCAGCCGGGACTCGACCCGTCGTCGCTGCGGATCACCGCTTCCCACCCTGAGCAGCCGAGATTCGAGCTCACGGCGACGGTCGCTCAGCCGCGGTCGGAGCTGCGGCGAGAACTCCTGCCGTTCCTCGGTGCCCTGAGCTCGACCTCGCTCAGCACCGGCATGAGCACGGATGAGGGCCGGCTGGTGGTCCGCTTCGCGTACCCTGGGAGCAGACGACGATGACCAGCACCAAGAACGACGCCCCCTCCCGCATCCGGTTGGCGATCCTCGACGACCACGAGATCCTGCTCGACAGCCTGGCGGACTGGATCGAGCGCAACGCCCCCGAATTCGACCTCGTGCTCCGCGCCCGGAGCTGGATCGAGTTGGTCCACAGCGAGGCATTCCCCACCGATCTCGTCATCATGGACCTTCAGCTGCCGGAGTCCGTGTCCATCGGCGCTCGGGTGCGCACCTGCCGGGCGGCGGGGGCGAAGGTGATCGTCCTCAGCGCTGCGGATGCGCAGGCAGACCGGGAGGCGGCGCTCGCGGCGGGCGCACTCGCCTACGTGAGCAAGGCGCAGCCGATGTCGGACCTCCTCGCGGCCGCGCTCGCCGCTGTCGGGCGCAGTGAGGCGACCAGTGCACTGCCTCAGGTCTGGCGCCCGAGGCCGGCCCCTGCCCCGGCCGCCCGCCCGCGGTTGAGCGACGGGGAGCGACAGGCGCTCGTGCTGTATGCCGACGGTCGCACCACCGCGGAGGTCGCCCGCGAGATGAACGTCCAGTACGAGACGGCCAAGACGTACCTCCGCCGGGTGCGTGAGAAGTACGGCCGCGTGGGCCGTCCGACGAGCTCGCGGGCGGACCTCATCCGCCGTGCCGCTGAAGACGGCTACCTGACCTAGCCCCCTAGGATCGTGTCGTGGCAAAACTGTATTTCCGCTACGGGGCGATGAACAGCGGCAAGAGCACGGCGATGCTCCAGGCCGCGTACAACTACGAGGAGCGAGGCCACCGCGTCCTCCTCGCCAAGCCCTCCATCGACACCAAGGGCGACATGGGCATCCTGTCGCGGCTCGGCGTCACCCGTCAGGTCGACTTCGTGATCAACCCCGACACCGACGCGTACGGCAAGTTCCAGCAGCACCGCGAGCGGGTCATCAAGCGCTTCGACCGGGACGTGAGCGCCCTCCTCGTCGACGAGGCCCAGTTCCTGACCGAGGCCCAGGTGGACGACCTGCTGCGGATCGCCCTCCTCGACGACGTCCCGGTGCTGGCCTACGGGATCCGCACCGACTTCCAGACCGTCGCTTTCCCCGGCAGCAGG is a window from the Leifsonia sp. AG29 genome containing:
- a CDS encoding Rv2578c family radical SAM protein, which encodes MRWSGQELAVEEPSALPGLARLNNLVRSVRTPDFAGITFHEVLAKSALNRIPGGGGPMPFGWTINPYRGCSHACVYCFARPTHTYLELGPGKDFDQEIVVKVNVAEVLRKELSKPSWGRHPVALGTNTDPYQRAEGRYGLIPGIIDALADSGTPFSILTKGSLLRRDLDRLAEAATRVPVDLAMSIAVYDDELQQSVEPGTPTTKARLATVTAVREKGLDCAVFLMPILPYLTDTREHLDEALRQAAEAGATSVLYTALHLKPGVKEWYYLWLGREHPELLPAYRRMYDRGTFAPKEYRQWLAARIKPLIRRHGLDEGKEAPITGGVRSSALGMLRDGEGERQTLAPADRVGASLTALGVQPTLF
- a CDS encoding sensor histidine kinase, which codes for MSLGLPSHLAREANSRALAAGARWAGLVCLGSAVVNVGISSARAPGASPWVAILVLAPMVGLLIALLRGRTLALTVAYLLVGSVCTYFYAVALFISTPAYRDSSLFVIALPVVAMTLVGGAGTGSLRGILWATLGYGLAEGAVLLATTTTHRVYAPNAIALGAYLLFVAVLAFDGLTRGARAGAQSALHRAMRDSRLVQFRLEGIARATAEVHDTFLSDLTAVATATAGPLDPRLRDRIEQDLRSLGVLVGDEEAPAGPSLLDAWEDSEVSRAIEDARDEGLAVTVSGDRVTLALVGSEERRALGLAVRQCLANVLKHSGSTTAEVALSAAAGSVSVMVVDGGSGFSASSPAPDRLGLRQSVRDRIERVGGTVTVYSSEDVGTTVIMVVPVSDAASGSGGRP
- a CDS encoding thymidine kinase gives rise to the protein MAKLYFRYGAMNSGKSTAMLQAAYNYEERGHRVLLAKPSIDTKGDMGILSRLGVTRQVDFVINPDTDAYGKFQQHRERVIKRFDRDVSALLVDEAQFLTEAQVDDLLRIALLDDVPVLAYGIRTDFQTVAFPGSRRLLEVAHSLEELKTICRCGRKAIFNARKINGVFVFDGDQVAIDGDSVSYESLCGKCYLQESRGVLNNGRRQWPVEAAPAYLSEPDPDFT
- a CDS encoding response regulator transcription factor, which translates into the protein MTSTKNDAPSRIRLAILDDHEILLDSLADWIERNAPEFDLVLRARSWIELVHSEAFPTDLVIMDLQLPESVSIGARVRTCRAAGAKVIVLSAADAQADREAALAAGALAYVSKAQPMSDLLAAALAAVGRSEATSALPQVWRPRPAPAPAARPRLSDGERQALVLYADGRTTAEVAREMNVQYETAKTYLRRVREKYGRVGRPTSSRADLIRRAAEDGYLT